In Macadamia integrifolia cultivar HAES 741 chromosome 1, SCU_Mint_v3, whole genome shotgun sequence, a single window of DNA contains:
- the LOC122085782 gene encoding paired amphipathic helix protein Sin3-like 4 isoform X1, which translates to MKRAREDGYLGSQLKRPPVSSRGEASGQPQLAGGGGGGGGAVAQKLTTNDALAYLKSVKDIFQDKRDKYDEFLEVMKDFKAQRIDTTGVISRVKDLFKGHRDLILGFNTFLPKGYEITLPLEDEPQPKKPVEFEEAINFVNKIKTRFQNDDHVYKSFLDILNMYRKENKSITEVYQEVAALFRDQPDLLEEFTHFLPDSSAAAPPQHAPAGRNSFQRSVPTLRQIHGDKKSHADRDLSVDRPDPEYDKLLMKMDKEQRKRAEKEKERKEDRKDRDRDDKDIEHDSNRDFNSLQRLPHKRKSARRVEDSVADQLHPGGEGAENFGYPISSSYDDKNALKSVYSQEFLFYEKVKEKLQNPDDCQGLLKCLHLFNNEIITRSELQGLMSDLVGNDPDIMEGFNAFVTLCEKKDGFLAGVMSKKPFWNEGHLPKSVKVEERDKEREREDRERERDKERERLDKSLTSHKVPSYPNKEKFNHKPISELDLSNCQRCTPSYRLLPKNYQTPAASQRTELGAQVLNDNWVSVTSGSEDYSFKHMRKNQYEESLFRCEDDRFELDMLLESVNVTTKRVEELLEKMTDNTIKPDSPIRMEDYFTALNLRCIERLYGDHGLDVMDVLRKNATLALPVILTRLKQKEEEWTRCRLDFNKVWAEIYAKNYHKSLDHRSFYFKQQDTKSLSTKSLLAEIKEINEKKRKEDDVLLAIAAGNRRPIIPNLEFEYSDPEVHDDLYQLIKYSCGEVCTTTEQLDRVIRIWTTFLEPMLGVPSRPQGAEDTEDVVKPKSRVVKSSGASIVESDGSPGADAAATNFKQFNPASNRDDSIPLEQRISCRARLENGDAMVKEDGLHDGDRGARRSDNLSSTSQQGKVQNNVSISGEMSGVNKNVTSNDRLTDSNASLANRTEQSHPRTSTEITPGQSTTPSRTGHTATEGGHEPGLTNEVLPLSEDVEGTRPVISTNGVITDGDKLCRYHHEESVGRLKVEREEGELSPNGDFEEDNFVVYRDAGVDTLPKAKDSTTNRQYQARNGNGEEMCCGEAGGENDADADDEGDESVQRSTEDSENASEAGDVSGSESGDGEECSREDHEEEEEDVDHDEHDAKAESEGEAEGMADAHDVEGDGTLLPYSERFLLTVKPLAKHVHSVLHDKEKKDSRIFYGNDSFYVLFRLHQTLYERILSAKMNSSSAERKWKTSIDTSPPDHYTRFMSALYSLLDGSADNTKFEDDSRAIIGTQSYVLFTLDKLIYKLVKQLQTVATDEMDNKLLQLHAYEKSRKPGRFVDLVYHENARVLLHDENIYRFECSSCPTRLSMQLMDNGHDKPEVTAVSMDPNFATYLQNDFLAVLPERKEMRGVFLGRNKRKYACGDEISGTCKSMDGVQIVNGLECKIACSSSKVSYVLDTEDFLLRMRRKRSRLLGGSSCLDQAKSLNGYAERVQRFHRLLSGS; encoded by the exons ATGAAAAGGGCTAGGGAAGATGGTTACCTGGGTTCTCAACTCAAACGGCCGCCCGTTTCTTCTCGAGGGGAAGC TTCTGGGCAACCTCAACTGgctggaggaggaggaggaggaggaggagcagtTGCACAGAAACTAACCACCAACGATGCCTTGGCTTATCTCAAATCTGTGAAAGATATATTTCAAGATAAAAGGGACAAATATGATGAGTTCCTTGAAGTCATGAAAGATTTCAAGGCCCAAAG aATTGACACTACTGGTGTTATATCAAGGGTGAAAGATTTATTCAAAGGACATAGAGACCTAATATTGGGTTTCAATACCTTCTTGCCAAAGGGATATGAGATCACCCTTCCCCTTGAGGATGAGCCTCAACCAAAGAAGCCTGTTGAATTTGAAGAAGCTATCAATTTTGTAAACAAAATAAAG ACGCGGTTTCAAAATGATGATCATGTATACAAATCATTCTTAGACATTCTGAATATGTACCGGAAGGAGAACAAATCCATCACTGAGGTCTATCAAGAG GTAGCTGCTCTTTTTCGTGATCAACCAGACTTACTTGAGGAGTTCACACATTTCCTACCAGACTCTTCTGCAGCGGCCCCACCGCAGCATGCTCCAGCAGGAAGGAATTCTTTCCAGCGAAGCGTGCCTACATTGCGGCAGATCCATGGGGATAAG AAATCTCACGCAGACCGTGATCTCAGTGTTGACCGTCCTGATCCCGAATATGACAAACtactaatgaaaatggataaGGAGCAGAGGAAGCGTgctgaaaaggaaaaagagaggaaagaagacaGGAAAGACCGTGATCGGGATGACAAGGATATTGAACATGACAGTAATAGGGACTTTAACAGCCTTCAGCGTCTTCCCCACAAAAGGAAATCTGCTCGAAGGGTTGAAGACTCTGTTGCTGACCAGTTGCACCCAGGTGGGGAGGGTGCTGAAAATTTTGGATATCCCATTTCGTCTTCTTATGATGATAAAAATGCCTTAAAGA GTGTATACAGTCAAGAATTCCTTTTCTATGAGAAAGTCAAGGAGAAGTTACAGAATCCAGATGATTGCCAAGGACTCTTGAAATGCCTTCATCTTTTTAACAACGAAATAATTACAAGATCTGAATTGCAGGGTTTG aTGAGTGATTTAGTTGGAAATGATCCAGATATCATGGAAGGGTTCAATGCCTTTGTGACTCTATGTGAAAAGAAAG ATGGGTTTCTTGCTGGAGTGATGAGTAAAA AACCTTTTTGGAATGAAGGGCATCTACCAAAATCAGTGAAGGTTGAGGAAAGGGATAAAGAACGGGAACGTGAAGATCgtgaaagggagagggataaagaaagggaaagactTGACAAAAGTTTAACAAGCCACAAGGTTCCCTCTTATCCAAACAAAGAGAAGTTTAATCATAAACCAATTTCGGAGCTTGACCTCTCTAATTGTCAACGTTGTACTCCCAGTTACCGGCTTCTTCCAAAGAAT TATCAAACACCAGCAGCAAGCCAGAGAACAGAGCTTGGTGCTCAGGTATTGAATGATAATTGGGTGTCAGTGACTTCAGGAAGTGAGGATTACTCTTTTAAACACATGCGCAAAAATCAATATGAAGAAAGCTTGTTTAGATGTGAAGATGATAG GTTTGAACTGGACATGTTGTTAGAATCAGTGAATGTAACTACCAAGCGTGTGGAAGAATTGTTAGAAAAGATGACTGATAATACAATCAAGCCAGACAGTCCAATTCGGATGGAGGACTACTTCACTG CTCTGAATCTAAGGTGCATTGAACGTCTATATGGTGACCATGGTCTGGATGTGATGGATGTGTTAAGAAAGAATGCAACACTTGCATTGCCTGTTATTTTAACTCGCTTGAAGCAGAAAGAAGAGGAGTGGACGAGGTGTCGTTTAGACTTTAATAAGGTCTGGGCTGAAATTTATGCAAAGAACTATCACAAATCTCTTGATCATCGTAGCTTCTATTTCAAGCAACAGGATACGAAGAGTTTGAGTACAAAAT CCTTGTTGGCCGAGATAAAGGAAATCAATGAGAAGAAGCGTAAAGAGGACGATGTTCTTCTTGCTATTGCAGCTGGGAACCGGCGACCTATTATTCCAAATCTGGAATTTGAGTACTCTGATCCAGAAGTTCATGATGATCTATATCAGCTTATAAAATATTCATGTGGAGAAGTTTGCACCACCACTGAACAGTTAGATAGAGTCATCAGGATTTGGACAACCTTCTTGGAGCCCATGCTGGGTGTTCCTTCTCGTCCTCAGGGTGCAGAGGACACTGAAGATGTTGTAAAGCCTAAGAGTCGTGTGGTCAAGAGCAGTGGAGCAAGCATAGTGGAAAGCGATGGCAGTCCTGGTGCTGATGCCGCTGCCACTAATTTCAAGCAGTTTAACCCTGCCAGCAACAGGGATGATAGCATTCCACTTGAACAGAGGATTAGCTGCAGGGCTAGGTTAGAAAATGGAGATGCCATGGTTAAAGAAGATGGCTTGCATGATGGAGATCGTGGTGCCCGTCGATCCGACAATCTTTCTAGTACTTCTCAGCAAGGAAAAGTGCAAAATAATGTCTCTATTTCTGGTGAAATGTCCGGAGTCAACAAAAATGTTACTTCTAATGATCGATTGACCGATTCTAATGCATCACTTGCTAATAGAACAGAACAAAGTCATCCGAGAACCAGTACTGAAATCACACCAG GACAAAGCACAACTCCTTCCAGAACTGGTCACACTGCTACCGAGGGGGGGCACGAGCCTGGGCTTACTAATGAAGTTTTACCTTTGTCAGAG GATGTGGAGGGTACAAGACCTGTCATATCAACCAATGGGGTGATTACAGATGGCGACAAGCTTTGTAGATATCATCATGAAGAATCTGTTGGACGCTTGAAAGTTGAAAGAGAGGAGGGTGAGTTGTCACCAAATGGGGATTTTGAAGAGGATAACTTTGTGGTATATAGAGATGCTGGAGTTGACACCTTGCCTAAAGCAAAGGATAGTACCACAAACAGGCAGTATCAAGCCAGGAATGGGAATGGAGAGGAAATGTGTTGTGGTGAGGCAGGAGGAGAAAATGATGCAGATGCTGACGATGAAGGTGATGAAAGTGTTCAGAGGTCAACAGAGGACAGTGAGAATGCCTCTGAGGCTGGTGATGTCTCAGGCAGCGAGTCTGGTGATGGTGAGGAGTGCTCCCGTGAAGACCatgaagaggaggaggaagatgtaGACCATGATGAGCATGATGCTAAGGCTGAAAGTGAAGGTGAGGCTGAAGGGATGGCCGATGCGCATGATGTTGAAGGAGATGGCACCTTATTGCCATATTCAGAACGTTTTCTACTGACGGTGAAGCCACTTGCAAAACATGTCCACTCAGTGTTAcatgacaaagaaaagaaggattCTAGAATTTTCTATGGAAATGATTCCTTCTATGTGCTTTTTAGGCTTCACCAA ACATTGTATGAGAGAATTCTCTCTGCGAAGATGAATTCATCATCTGctgaaaggaaatggaaaacTTCAATTGATACTAGCCCTCCTGAtcactacactag ATTTATGAGTGCATTATACAGTTTGCTTGATGGGTCTGCTGATAATACAAAGTTCGAGGACGACTCCCGAGCTATAATTGGAACTCAGTCATACGTGCTGTTCACTTTAGATAAATTGATATATAAACTTGTCAAGCAG CTTCAAACGGTTGCAACTGACGAAATGGACAATAAACTTCTTCAATTACATGCATATGAGAAATCAAGGAAACCTGGGAGATTTGTTGATTTAGTTTATCATGAAAATGCACGTGTTCTTCTTCATGATGAGAACATATATCGATTCGAATGT TCATCCTGTCCAACTCGTTTGTCCATGCAGCTGATGGACAATGGGCACGATAAGCCTGAAGTAACTGCTGTTTCCATGGACCCTAATTTTGCAACTTACCTGCAGAATGACTTTCTGGCAGTTCTTCCTGAGAGGAAGGAGATGCGAGGTGTTTTCCTAGGGAG AAACAAGCGCAAATATGCATGTGGTGATGAAATTTCTGGTACATGCAAATCGATGGATGGAGTCCAAATAGTCAATGGTTTGGAGTGTAAAATAGCTTGCAGTTCATCCAAG GTATCCTATGTTCTAGATACAGAAGACTTCTTGTTGCGCATGAGAAGGAAAAGGAGTCGTCTCCTTGGGGGCAGCTCTTGCCTTGATCAGGCAAAGTCCTTAAATGGGTATGCTGAAAGAGTGCAGAGATTTCACAGATTGTTGTCTGGCTCCTAG